One genomic window of Candidatus Obscuribacterales bacterium includes the following:
- a CDS encoding response regulator: MLVDERLKTILLVEDNRGDIRLIQEALKSTTSPCDVVVTRDGMEAMTYLRQDGDYQAAIRPDLILLDLNLPKKDGREVLAEIKADPNLQHIPIIVLTTSRNEEDIFNSYDLHVNCYISKSRNLAQLFKIIRGIEEFWLETAILPPSEVPLPEMG; encoded by the coding sequence ATGCTAGTGGACGAACGACTCAAAACTATCCTTTTGGTCGAAGATAATCGCGGCGATATCCGCCTGATCCAAGAGGCCCTCAAAAGCACCACGTCGCCCTGTGACGTGGTGGTAACTCGGGATGGCATGGAAGCGATGACCTACCTACGACAGGATGGGGACTACCAAGCGGCCATCCGTCCCGACCTTATTTTGCTGGATCTGAATCTGCCGAAAAAAGATGGACGGGAAGTGTTGGCAGAAATTAAGGCTGATCCAAATCTTCAGCACATTCCCATCATTGTGCTCACCACCTCGCGCAACGAGGAAGATATCTTTAATAGCTACGATCTGCATGTCAATTGCTATATTTCCAAATCACGAAATTTGGCCCAGTTGTTCAAAATTATTCGCGGGATTGAAGAATTTTGGTTAGAAACAGCGATATTACCCCCATCCGAGGTGCCCCTACCCGAGATGGGATAA